The sequence aaactaTTTATGCTCAAATGGCAATATAAAATgcacatttttttaatattccaatGGACTATTTTTATTCAGGTTTCATTGGCTACACAGGGAATTTTATTTCATGATCATGAACCAAGAAAATAATTTAGACTTTTGAAGTTTCAATAAAAtcctagaaattttaaaataataacaataaacaaaaatacatggaaaaattTGAGGACTAACATGCTACAGCTATGTCCATAAGACTAGATAACTCTATCCTTACCACATAAAAGATCTTACTTGAATTAGAAATACAGCATGGTACAAACCACAGAACTATCTCATTTTGTCTCTCACAAGTAGGGTGGATAGAAgtcaatgaaaataaaatgcataataaACATTGACCAAAGTTTAAGAAGGCCAAACCAACGAAACAGAGGCAGCAAACTTAACTCACCATAGAATATCTTGTTACCCAAGGAAATACacagaaaataattgaaaaaaaaaaacattttaaaaagttgttcATATATATGAGAAAAGATAACCCATTAAACAAAAAAGATAATTATTAAATAAGAACACCTAGTGGAGAATGGATTCCAAACTGGGAATCTTCTATGGTTGACCTTGAGAAATTTATGTTAATTGGTATATATTCTGATCTAggcaaaaaaaaagtcaaatgcaGCGCTAAACTTTTGAATTGCTAAATTGAAAGGTATGTTGAGTTAGCAGATTTATATGTCAAAGTAAAGGCACTGATGAGTAAAAGGTGGAACTCCAAGGTCTGCAATGGGGGCATTCAAGTAAATTCATATAACTGAGTTCTTTAAATCAGCACTTACTCTGAGACTTCTTGCAACCTGGCCCTGATCTAATATAGCCCTCAGAAGACTATGAAgactaaaacaaaagccaagggcttacaaacatacacacatacgtaaACACAAATGCTGACACAGCAAAGTTTGTTCTAATAGTTGAAAAAAACACCAGAATCGTTGTAACTACGCTTTTGTACCTAGTAATTTTTCCTATTCCCTCTCACCATATCCACTCTCCTTGCCTGATTTCATGTATCCAACATGttcccctggagccctggtggcgccatggttaagagcgtggctgctaaccaaaaggtcagcaattcaaatccaccacccactccttgggaactctatggggctgttctactttgtcttatagggtcactgtgagttgtaacCAATTCAgggaaatgggtttggtattttctaacacattacaaaaaaaaaaaaaatgcactgctgttgagtagattactactcacagcaacactataggacagagttgaactgccgcaTAAGGTCTCCAGGGCTATAAATAttcatggaaacagattgccacaattttctcccaaggagagactggtggtttgaacaactgacctttcagtttgcagtcgagcactttaacccctgcaccacaaGGGCCCCAACACATTCTATTGTACTATAAATTGTTCTTAATTATTGTTTGTAATCCATCTCTCTCCTTCAAGGAAGCCAACGGTTTGTACACTTTTGTTCATCAGTGCACATAGAAGAGTGACTGGCACACAGAAggcaatttataaatatattttgaatacaTTTGTGCTCTCTATTCCCTATGGAGTCACATAGACAAGGTTTGAAGCCCGTGATGTAATTTATAGTAaccatatttttttatatgatacaTCAAAGTGCAGAACAGATattgcatatttttttccatgtccTATGTAGGGCATGTTTCACATCTTTGTTCCTCGAGCTAtaaatcaagggattcaacatgggaaTAACCAGagtgtaaaatatggaagccactttatcagtgtcaaaggaatgactggacttgggctgcatgttcataaagattaaagtcccatagGACACAACCACCACggtcaggtgggatccacaggtggagaaggccttgtgcctgcccACAGCTGAGTTCATCCTGAGAATGGCTATAAAAATGAGCAGGTAAGAAACAAGAACTATGAGAAGGGATGAAACCAAATCAACAGCTGATAAGATGAGAATAATCAATTCAATTTCATGGGTGTTTGAGCAGAGCAAGGATAACAAGAAGAGATTGTCACAGTAGAAACGATTGATGACTTTAtagccacagaaggataaattaaaaatctttatggtgactagaacagaaataaatgtgcTGTAGAGATAGGGGATTGCCATCAATACCCAACAAGTCctttgtgacatgatgactgtgtagagcagagggttacagatggccacgtagcggtcataggacattgCTGATAGAATGAAAAACTCACTAGTTATGAACACAGTGAAGAAAGCTGGCTGCatagcacaaaaataataggagatttTATTTTCATCTACAACAAAATTTACCAACATTTTTGGTCCCACGGCAgttgaataaccaagatcagtgatagccaggtgtctgagaaaaaagtacatgggagtttgtagcctggagtccatcttggtgaggatgatgatgtccaagttgcccaccactgagatcatgtagatgatgagTAATAGCCCAAACAATGGTGCCTGCAGCTCTGGGAGGTCTGTGATTCccatcagaatgaattcattGAGCACTGTCAGGTTGTGTTTGCCCGTCTAGGTCTATCAGGAAACCTATTCTGGATAGAGACAACAGCACAGTCAATAGGTTTTGTGTAGCATCATCTGGTAGATTTTTAGCATACAAAGGAAATAGCTAAATGAATAAGACAAATCTAAACTTTTCAATATAGGTATTTGAAAGTAAACCCACCTCCCACAAAGAAAGTACAGGtacataaaaatagagaaaaagacagagggaaagaaagagaaaggtaaCTATTTATCAACTGGGAAAAATTTGCCCCCACAGAACATTTGTCAATGTCTGGGACCTAAGAATAGGGTACTACTGGTATCTAACACAGTCCTGGGTTGTTACTAAACATTCTACTGTATACAGGGTAACTCCACACAATAACCAAATTTCCAGTCCAAATTGTCCCTATGGcagaagtt comes from Elephas maximus indicus isolate mEleMax1 chromosome 7, mEleMax1 primary haplotype, whole genome shotgun sequence and encodes:
- the LOC126080435 gene encoding olfactory receptor 8K3-like, with the protein product MGLPPGIFPCKRQTGKHNLTVLNEFILMGITDLPELQAPLFGLLLIIYMISVVGNLDIIILTKMDSRLQTPMYFFLRHLAITDLGYSTAVGPKMLVNFVVDENKISYYFCAMQPAFFTVFITSEFFILSAMSYDRYVAICNPLLYTVIMSQRTCWVLMAIPYLYSTFISVLVTIKIFNLSFCGYKVINRFYCDNLFLLSLLCSNTHEIELIILILSAVDLVSSLLIVLVSYLLIFIAILRMNSAVGRHKAFSTCGSHLTVVVVSYGTLIFMNMQPKSSHSFDTDKVASIFYTLVIPMLNPLIYSSRNKDVKHALHRTWKKICNICSAL